A stretch of Ranitomeya variabilis isolate aRanVar5 chromosome 3, aRanVar5.hap1, whole genome shotgun sequence DNA encodes these proteins:
- the FANCB gene encoding Fanconi anemia group B protein: protein MEITSNNGHVVAYNGQIITFQLLQRKSSDSAERNVLAFSRKAFNSESGRFIEASGGEYNVPWSKSALELAFVRCVADARSGIRLPCVLLRTCKRKSSGCFRLILLLLHSSNELEPYSKFKVNSETMDDLSITDGPTVLWRQQENLLYVSSLTSEVLTAPINISALLWAGTVEEGTCILGITSMRLDSEHLTSSSLPNRTLQGKEFILYCIDNQKAVPGSCLVPHVYSSVLRCLEVCMMQNVNGRYETAAIAASSKQLIWFHNGVPKQVCQLPAESLSKLQVAYTSQADTLCVLSFSSGDACGIWKDGWKTAATWKHVRNILVDDFIGSGSDQVLLLFNDDLSNSPEQRPFRLTNCGDIDYPTDRVDADGVGFQENHFLMLQTLEARLQANLLSLEELQRHVQVQDGVLDSSCAALVHMSLGLETPVLSAGKEGLVSLWDEDVEYCPPPPAADKSPPVSSEQLIETIWYRVVDDLLVVGVKLKSSVLESLSDIGLSLIMDGEGASPSPVTKCQTNVLKLAFSSSQDPRTICHTEPTAKKQRLDVHSTAGSCWRRPCPPSHQYDLERTVTAVTELSPLLARNNAACAVLLHARRKTQPDCLLTSQTLIVPCRSVSLRLEDVLKGKHTVNVFEHCQGSWSLEDIFAVLSALKKCSLHILSQDCTIPSVSEWMQTRMQGEPLKLMPEMLVCKKDGSLHGTLLTWNLKTPCEGSLTVFYRNDAVLLRCLHSLKCVLPPTCAVNVMRQGDRNAMTMNLARSVEEELSALRNLVSAAASEVEKDLTLNCKAERKVTSTSDCVTDLKEQVERYREDLRAEQTRSRLGAQLSASSQLYRHNMLSIMQIQMNSDALAWELADR, encoded by the exons ATGGAGATCACTAGTAACAATGGCCACGTTGTCGCCTACAATGGACAGATCATTACATTTCAGCTACTACAGAGAAAGAGCTCGGACTCGGCAGAGAGAAATGTTCTTGCTTTCTCGAGGAAGGCGTTCAATTCCGAGAGTGGACGTTTCATTGAGGCCTCTGGTGGGGAGTACAACGTCCCGTGGAGTAAGTCCGCCCTGGAACTGGCCTTCGTACGCTGTGTGGCAGATGCCAGAAGCGGCATTAGGCTTCCATGCGTTTTGCTGAGGACTTGTAAAAGAAAGTCTAGCGGTTGTTTCAGGCTGATTCTGCTTCTTCTTCACTCGTCTAATGAACTGGAACCCTACTCCAAGTTCAAAGTGAACTCGGAAACCATGGACGATCTCTCCATAACTGATGGCCCCACCGTTCTGTGGAGACAACAGGAAAATCTCCTTTACGTCTCATCTTTAACTTCAGAAGTTTTAACGGCTCCAATCAATATTTCCGCTCTTCTTTGGGCTGGTACTGTTGAAGAAGGAACTTGTATTTTGGGGATAACAAGCATGAGATTGGATAGTGAGCATCTAACAAGCTCTTCTCTTCCTAATAGAACTCTGCAAGGAAAGGAGTTTATTTTGTATTGCATTGATAATCAGAAAGCTGTGCCGGGATCATGTCTTGTTCCGCATGTCTACTCCAGCGTGCTGCGATGCCTTGAAGTTTGCATGATGCAAAATGTTAATGGCAGATATGAGACGGCAGCAATAGCAGCCAGCAGTAAGCAATTGATCTGGTTCCATAATGGAGTCCCTAAGCAGGTCTGCCAGCTTCCCGCTGAAAGCCTTTCAAAGTTACAGGTTGCATATACAAGCCAAGCAGATACATTATGTGTTCTctccttctcttctggggatgcctGCGGAATATGGAAAGACGGATGGAAG ACCGCTGCCACCTGGAAACATGTGAGAAATATACTGGTGGATGATTTTATCGGCAGCGGCTCAGATCAAGTTCTTCTGCTGTTCAATGATGATCTGAGCAACTCCCCCGAGCAGCGGCCATTCAGACTCACCAATTGTGGAGACATCGATTACCCA ACTGACCGTGTAGATGCTGACGGCGTTGGGTTCCAGGAAAATCATTTTCTCATGCTACAGACACTAGAAGCCAGATTGCAG GCTAATTTACTTTCACTTGAAGAACTGCAGCGCCACGTACAAGTCCAAGATGGAGTGCTTGACTCTTCCTGCGCTGCATTAGTGCACATGTCTCTGGGCCTGGAGACGCCTGTCCTCTCTGCAGGGAAG GAAGGCCTTGTGTCGCTGTGGGATGAAGATGTAGAATATTGTCCTCCTCCACCTGCTGCAGATAAGTCTCCCCCTGTCAGCTCAGAACAGCTGATTGAGACAATATGGTATCGTGTGGTTGATGATTTATTAGTGGTGGGCGTGAAGCTGAAATCCTCAGTTCTAGA ATCGCTGAGTGACATCGGCTTATCCCTTATAATGGATGGAGAAGGCGCTTCACCCTCCCCAGTCACCAAGTGTCAAACTAATGTGCTAAAATTGGCCTTCAGCTCTTCCCAAGATCCACGTACGATCTGCCACACAGAACCCACCGCAAAGAAACAAAGGCTCGACGTCCACAGCACGGCCGGGAGCTGCTGGCGGAGACCCTGCCCTCCGTCCCATCAGTATGATTTGGAGCGCACGGTCACTGCTGTCACCGAGCTGTCTCCGCTGCTGGCACGTAATAACGCTGCTTGTGCCGTCCTGCTGCACGCCAGGAGGAAAACACAGCCTGACTGTTTACTTACAAGCCAGACGCTGATTGTACCATGCCGGAGCGTTTCCTTAAGGCTTGAAGATGTTTTGAAAGGAAAACATACAGTAAATGTATTTGAACACTGTCAAG GATCCTGGAGTCTGGAGGATATTTTTGCTGTTCTCTCAGCATTAAAGAAGTGTTCTCTTCATATCTTATCACAAGATTGTACGATACCATCAGTAAGTGAATGGATGCAGACTCGTATGCAGGGAGAGCCCCTGAAACTCATGCCTGAAATGCTGGTGTGTAAGAAAGATGGATCTCTTCACGGGACTCTCCTAACTTGGAATCTTAAGACACCGTGTGAAGGAAGCCTCACCGTGTTTTATAG GAATGATGCAGTTCTCCTCCGCTGTCTCCATAGCCTGAAATGTGTTCTCCCGCCAACCTGTGCGGTAAATGTGATGAGACAGGGTGACAGGAATGCTATGACCATGAACCTAGCACGGTCTGTGGAAGAAGAACTGTCCGCCTTAAGAAACTTAGTGTCTGCTGCGGCAAGTGAAGTTGAAAAAGATTTGACCCTGAACTGTAAAGCGGAGAGAAAAGTCACAAGCACAAGCGACTGCGTTACTGATCTAAAAGAACAGGTGGAGAGGTACCGGGAGGATCTGAGAGCGGAGCAGACGCGCAGCAGGCTGGGTGCACAGCTCTCTGCCAGCAGCCAGCTGTATAGACACAATATGCTCAGTATAATGCAGATACAGATGAACTCTGATGCACTGGCGTGGGAACTAGCTGATAGATGA